A stretch of the Bdellovibrio sp. 22V genome encodes the following:
- a CDS encoding ABC transporter ATP-binding protein: MILPLEITNLRKRYQDGIVEAVKGVSFNVNPGEIFGLLGPNGAGKTTIISTITTLETPTSGEVKVFGMDVTKDPMFTKRQIGVVHQEVINSGFFDVEEILQFHSGYYGLRKNTERIHFVLNKLALYEHRKKKVKQLSGGMKRRLMIAKALVHNPKLLLLDEPTAGVDISLREDLWKFVRELRGEGMSILLTTHYLEEAEQLCDRVGIINLGALACLGDTKEIIRQYTQKKIRVVLTEPLHLRSQFLIEEKGKEMLFIVPQNKPLGEFLSEVAIPTNLIKDVHIEEGDLEEAFLKLVSNNKEVREAL, from the coding sequence GTGATTCTGCCATTAGAAATTACGAATCTTCGTAAGCGCTATCAGGATGGAATTGTGGAAGCCGTCAAAGGTGTTTCCTTCAATGTCAATCCCGGCGAAATCTTCGGTCTTTTAGGGCCTAACGGCGCAGGAAAGACGACGATCATTTCGACCATCACGACCTTGGAAACCCCCACTTCTGGCGAAGTGAAAGTCTTTGGCATGGATGTCACAAAAGATCCTATGTTCACAAAAAGACAGATTGGTGTCGTTCATCAGGAGGTGATCAACTCTGGATTTTTTGATGTCGAAGAAATTCTGCAATTTCATTCGGGATATTACGGCCTTCGGAAAAACACTGAACGTATTCATTTTGTTTTAAACAAACTGGCTCTTTACGAACATCGAAAGAAAAAGGTGAAGCAGTTATCGGGCGGGATGAAGCGTCGCCTGATGATCGCCAAGGCCCTTGTTCATAATCCGAAGTTATTGCTTTTGGATGAACCGACCGCAGGGGTCGACATCAGTTTGCGTGAAGATCTGTGGAAGTTCGTGCGCGAGTTGCGCGGGGAGGGGATGTCCATCCTTCTCACAACTCATTATCTTGAGGAAGCCGAGCAGCTGTGTGATCGTGTGGGAATCATTAATCTCGGCGCTCTGGCTTGTTTGGGGGATACCAAAGAAATCATCCGCCAATACACCCAGAAAAAAATCCGCGTTGTGTTGACAGAGCCTTTGCATTTGCGCTCGCAATTCCTTATCGAGGAAAAGGGCAAAGAAATGCTCTTCATCGTTCCCCAGAACAAACCGCTAGGGGAGTTTCTGAGTGAGGTCGCCATCCCGACAAATCTGATCAAAGACGTGCACATTGAAGAGGGCGATCTGGAAGAAGCTTTCTTAAAACTTGTCAGCAATAACAAAGAAGTGCGAGAGGCTCTGTAA